The genomic interval CAGTGTCAAGATGGTCAACACCTGGACAGAAGAGGCACAGGATACCCTGCAAGGATGCCTAGAGACCACTGACTGGAGTGTTTTTAAAGAGGCCACTGAGGACATCCATGAGTATACAGAAACTGTGAGTGACTACATCAGCTGGTGCATGTCCACATGTGCTCCCCCTAgggctgtgcgtgtgtttccCAACCAAAAACCGTGGTTCAATGGGGATGTGAAACATAAGATCAGGTTGCGGCAGAAGGCCTTCAAGACGGGAGACCAGGTGGAATACAAGAAAGCACGTTATGAGCTGCAAAAGTCCATCAGAGCAGCAAAAAGGACTCATTCCCAAAAACTGGAAAGCCACTATATTAGCCAGAACACACGCAGGATGTGGCAGGGAATTCAGTCAGTGACAAATTAGAGGAGAACAACAACATCTACAGACTCCAGAGACACTACCCTTCCAGATAGGCTTAACACCTTCTATGCCAGGTTTGACAGACTGAACACAGACAACCCTATAAAAGCCCCCTGCGACTCCACCCTCACAGCCCACCAGGTGACTCACACACAAGTCCTTAAAGTCCTGAAGCAAGTAAACCCCCACAAAGCCACCGGACCGGATGGGGTTCCCCCCAGAGTGCTGAAGGCCTGCAGTGAACAACTGGCTGGTGTGTATACAGACATTTTTAATTCATCTTTATCTCAAGCAGTTGTcccacatatttttaaaaaatcaactattataccagttccaaaaagaccagacacaaaaactcttaatgacttcaggcctgtggcacttacatcagtcgccatgaagtgccttgaaaaactggtcttagcccatataaatgatacagtccaggacactactgacccctttcagtttgcctaccgtcccaaccgatcagtggatgatgcagtagcaatagctttacaccacacactggagcacctggagagtagcggagcgtatgtccgaatgcttttcctggactacagttctgccttcaataccatccacccaggcaggctgattgagaaactgacagtccttggcctcccaactcccacctgtaactggatactggacttccttatagagagaccacaggtggtgagaatgggggggcgagtgtcctctgagctcacagtcagtacgggatctccacaaggatgctgcctcagtcctaaactcttcacactgtatacccatgaccttctctcaagccatgacaacaccatcatcatcaaatatgctgatgacactaccatcctggggctcattaaagaaggggacgagtcaggatacaggtctgttgtgaactacatcattgactatggggagacaaacgacctcatcctcaacacagacaagacgagggaaattgtagtggactttagaaaacatcctcctcccccacagcctctgcacattaaagggacagaggtggtgagggctgaaagtcataaattcctaggcatgcaagtaacatcaaacctgagctggagtctgaataccacatccatcgtgaaaaaagcccagcaaaggctgtactttattaggatgcttaggaaggctggactgaactaccgccctcttacccaggcctacagaggacttgtagagagcatcctcacaacaggcatcactgtctggtatggcaacatcactcaggctgaaaggaagtctttgcaacgaataatcaagactgcagagaggattataggcacaacacttccctccatggactctatatatgtacagcgcagtcataggagagcagagagaatcattaaagacccactccatccagctaactctctgctcaaacacaagaactgcacatacaaactgagacacagtagagcggacagcattcctaccagaaaagcaaggtttttcaacagtttcttcccagcaacagtgagactgatggcaaaaaagaacatttgatccacctttttttaattattattattcatttctttgatttttatcactttttaatgtattttgtcttcctatttttctatttaattctatttattgactcagagggcctgcacaagagttcctatgtgcttggactactagtttatgcacaaatggcaaataaagtactttgtaaCTTTTGTAACATTCACGGTCCGGTGTCAGAACTACGAATGTAACTTTTGACTGGCAGTATGTAAAGCAAATTTTTCTTATGAGCAGTACGACAATCGTTTGGGTCGCTCAGAtatatattcacatttgtatcaactgctggcattgtaggaatatagaatatatactagCAAGACCGTTAGCTTGTGTGCCCTTATCGGGAGACCCAAGAACATTCCTCTTTTGATACAAACAGAACAGAGAGGCTGCAGAGTACGTTCAGACACACTAAGCCATTGTTAAGGTATGTTACATATGTATCATGATAGTCTCTGAAGGTACTCTGTAGCTTCTGTCAGGATCACCCGAtcaggacagccaatcaaaactgacAAGACAAGTTCAATAAAACTACCTTACAGACACTTAAAGGTCAGAAATGTGCCTTTCTCCGATGATGGGTCATTACAACGATACAGCTTAATCAGTCCTGAGTATCCTCAGTAAACTCTGAACATGATTGAcaaatctctgcctctgtgtctatctTCCACCTGTGAGCACAATTCTTacagcattctgtgatgaaaaacagtctcacagtgaacttagttaaacagcattttttcattactccACGGTGCCCGtgtcatgcctgtctcaaaatctacacaaacTATGTAGtgctacattgtgcccctttaagattgttctgtcttgctccgaTGTCTCTGCATCTCACATGTAACTACGgtataatatggtttctgttcttccctcctcatgcaggcgttctgggtgggtcccatgatctgtggcgctatgggcgccgtcatgtacgacttcatgctcttcccccgcaTGCGCAGCCTGGCCGAGAGGGTAGCCACTCTGAAAGGCCGCCGGCCTCCAGAGCAGAACCCTTGTGGGGAGCTCATCAAGCTCAAGACCCAATCCCTATACCATAACCCTGCCACCAAGTCAGGAGAAGCAGTGGCCAATCAGACTTATTATAGTAGCCCCCTGCTTCCAACAATCCAGATCTTCTCCCagcaatccagctctcctcctaCAAACTTCCCCACGCCCCGTCACCAGCAACCCCAACTATCAAAGACTAATATCTGCCCTATTcaagccccccaccaccatcatacacatagtttgatgggtgtgtatgtgtacagtatgcatgtgtactTTGCTCACACTGACAAACTATTTCTAACCATCGCCACAGAGGGACATGTGTGCACTcaaggggagaaaaagagaccTATGAACAAGCCAACTAACACAATCAAGACAGCCCAGTGTAGGGTGGGCAGCGCTCAGAAATAGCATATGAAGGGCGGCACACTTcaagaagaaatgttgctgttgcAGATATAGTGTGGTTCTGCGACCAAAATGCATTGAAGGAGCAATTCAAGCTCGCAAGAGTGGTCAATGTGACCACTCCAAAGGCATTGTCTGGGATGTCCATATGAAATTCCCCCCAGGTGGATGTGCTCATGTGAAGATTCCAAAGCCAACCTAAAGTCCTGGGGACCCACAAGGTACCACATTGTATCGGGATGTATGACTGCTCATCGACCTCCTATCAGTAGAGGAACAAGTTGGCTGCAACCAGCTCGCCTGATGGGTGCGATCTTCCCATGTCGCGCCATGCCAAGACCGAGTGGGAGGTGTCGCGGTGGTCCATGTCTGGACACAGACTTGCTTTGATTGACAGCGTTTATTGCTACGTATTGTGAGTAAAAAGACAATGTAACAATTATGTTTAAGtgttactgtcccatttttggaaataagcttattttacacttcttgagttaaatgattgatttttacctttctcttgtactttcaatcgttctccgaatatggcagtgcaaattttacctaggtaaagcagttaacattgagtcctatgagaccagttagccgccaactgGTCTCACAGGACTCAATATTAGGGACGTTCGACTGAGTCACAGGCACAGTAAGAATAATGAGCATTTCCtctcttgctgattttgttgttggtttgccgtactaataaagacatgaatagtctatcattttaatggtaggtgtattctaacatgcagagacagaataccaaaaagaaaatgcagaaactAACTTCTAAGattatatattaattgatttatttttaATTGAGGGgaagaagtatttgatcccctgtcaACTATTAAGTTCTTGTCCTACAGACTAGGTagacacttccaatcaacttgtcaactgaattAAAGATGGGCCACACCTGTGCTTGTTTCTAATCTTATTCTACATCCAGGCTgcaacaatatcttgcttccttacCTTTTACATTAAAGCTAATGCTCAACTATGAACATTATTTGTTTCAGATGtcccacactggagctgaaatgaaccctgccagatccttcaccccagctatgttcaagaggaacttcttgaaccactgggtaagaaaaaataATATACATTTTGTATATaaactactgtatgtattgtattgtatgtaaacTCCTTTCAGGTCATATATAGAtgtatgtggtctgcactgtttgttttttttttttttaacccatccaccacccccccttatgggggacctatattgtcttcctttttttttttttttttcttttttttttttttttaatttctcttcattttttcttttaaaagcaaaatgtaatatacaataaagGATAGTAAAAGGAAAAAGacagggaaaaaaatacaaaccAAACATGAGTGTCCCCCAACACGTCAAACtatatattaattaaacaacaCTACTACCCCCCTTCCCCCCAAAACCCCTGCCCCCATCCCAGGAAGGAATTATAATTTACTTTTGCGCTGATATGCTTAGAAATTATACCTTATTCATTTTTGAACtaaacagaaagggaaaaaaagaagaaaggaagaaaaataaaataaaatgaaggtacctaaagccatccttctccatgttttATCTTAGACCACCTATCTGCATACATTGTTTTACCTGTTTCACAAGCCATTATACACTCTATTTTACAATAATATCTGACATAATTTTTAAAGACTCTTATTTTCAACTTTTTTAAATCCATCGTTTTATGTATAAATACTTTACCCAACAAAATGATTATATTTTGTATTGCTTGGCTTTCATTTGTCACATCGCCCAGGAGCACTGTAGGGAGATCCAAGCATAGACTGATGTTGTATTTTAACAGCCAACGTTCTATTTCAAACCAAAGTGTAACAGTTAAAGGACAATACCAAAATAAGTGTTCTGGAGTTTCCTCTTCTTCTAAACAGAAGCGACACAATGGATTTGTTTCTATACCCCAAATGTGAAGCATTTTCTTGGTGTTTAAGTATTTAAAAATTAATTTGTATtgaaaaaaacgtatttttataTCTAATGATGATTCATACAAATTATTGAAGATTTCCTTCCATAAGAGAGGAGAATCAATCATTTTTTCCCAGCTATCAAAAATATTACATGGGATCTCAACCAATTTATCTGTATGTAAATAAAACTTATAtatttccttgtttatttttgtttgatttagcCATTTGTTCTGCTTTATATTTGGGCTACACACTAAATTACTCTCACTGCTCGTTTTAATTTTGCTTCCACCTTGATGATAGAGAAGAAGTCAACTGATTGTATTGTTGAGTTGTACATACCTCCCCATACCTGTCTCTTAACTGTTTATATGAGAGGATTTGATGTTTCTCGTTTACAATGTCATTCACAAAAGTAATTCCTTTAATGAACATTTGTTTAAAGAAAATAACTTTGCCTCCACTCAAAATGTTAGAGTTAAGCCACAAGATTTGTTGCAATatatcttcagccttttctggcgGATAATACTGAAAGTGAAGCCAACTTTGCAGTGCCTCCATCAAGAAGCTAGAAGCTTTCTGTATAATGCTTTCCATCTTGTTAAAGTGTGTTGGACTAATCTGTAAAAATGGGTAAATTTTTTTCTCAAACAACGGATGGATGTTTCTGAGCAATTTGCTTGAAAACCAGTCtggattaaaggaacagaccacccttttttaattttcacatatttgcagtatttcccagcattattcatgaatgtgcatatcattttcttctcagtgttttcagtactaagatttattggatcagaattagtagcgtagcttagcataatcactggaagtaactggtatctttagcatcaagccacgagtgaccactggacggaattaaattgccgttttaaactctggtgaattttacattcattttaaaatggtttacaagaacctttgatgatgttttattttgtaccatagacttgcattactatgcctaatttggccatactgtgaaacggggcaatgcaaacacatagaagaaaattatatgcacattcatgaataatgctgggaaatactgcaaatatgtgaaaatcaaaaaagggtggtctgttcctttaaaataaAATTTTTGTATGAGAGATGCTTTTAATGATTTATTCATTGCTCTAAGGTTTAACAGTTGCGTACCACCTACCTCATAATCGTTATATAGATATGCTCGTCTAACTTTATCTTTTTTGCCATTCCAGATAAACttaaatatttgttgttcatattcTTTAAAAAAGATTTCAGGAGGTGAAGGGAGTGCTAACATTAAATACGTAAATTGAGACACAACTAAGGAATTTATAAGTGTTACTTTACCATAAATAGTCAGATGATTACCTTGCCATGGCTGTAAAATGGAATTTAATTTACCCAACTTGCATTTATAATTAATTAAGGATATTTCTTCAATATTGTGGGGTATATGGATACCAAGAATGTTGATGGCTCCATCTACCCATTCCACCGGAAGATCACATGGAAGACAGAAATCACTACTCTTCAAATAACCAAGTCGCAATATCCTACATTTCTCATAATTGGGTTTAAGCCCTGATATTTTTGAAAAGTTATTCAGGTCACTAATCAGATTATAAAGCGATTCATTGTCTGGTTTTATCATGAAACTGGAGtcatctgcatacatacatactttatTATTAATACCATTTAATTCTAAACCTTTTATCCCTCTGTTAAATCTTATTTTTATTGCCAAGATCTCAATTGCAATGATAAAAAGATAGGGAGACAAAGGACAGCCTTGCTTGACTCCCCTTCGTATTGCTATTGACTTGGATAAATGCCCATTATTTAGAACTTTGCAGATAGCGTCTTCATACATCACTTTGACCCACTCTATTAAAGAGTCACCAAAGTTAAAGTGttttaaacatttgttaatgaaGCCCCAACTGATTTTATCGAAGGCCTTCTCAAAATCAGCAATAAATATTAatcctgctttgtttttgttatcATAGTGTtcaattatttctattatttgtctGATACTATTTGATATGTTCCGTCCTTGTATGAAACCTGTTTGGTCATTATGTATTATTGATGGTAGTACTTTTTTAATTCTTGTTGCAATACATTTTGCCAGTATTTTGTAGTCATACCCCTCTAAGGTGAGAGGTCTCCAGTTTTTTAGTTGAGTGGGGTCTTTATATTTTCCATTAGGGTCTTGTTTGAGGAGCAAAGAGATTACGCTTTGCTTTTGTGTATCTGAAAGTGTACCTTTTTCATAAGAGAAATTAAAACACTccagtaaagggtttttaatcaAGTCATAAAAAGTCTGGTAAACTTCAATG from Engraulis encrasicolus isolate BLACKSEA-1 chromosome 17, IST_EnEncr_1.0, whole genome shotgun sequence carries:
- the LOC134467589 gene encoding uncharacterized protein LOC134467589; the encoded protein is MYDFMLVPRTLKGSRPLEVNQQHTCREPRQAQYPGPISLLPSQGKQEPASLHPSSLRCMFYTGAEINLARSFTPAMFKRNFMNHWAFWVGPMICGAMGAVMYDFMLFPRMRSLAERVATLKGRRPPEQNPCGELIKLKTQSLYHNPATKSGEAVANQTYYSSPLLPTIQIFSQQSSSPPTNFPTPRHQQPQLSKTNICPIQAPHHHHTHSLMGVYVYSMHVYFAHTDKLFLTIATEGHVCTQGEKKRPMNKPTNTIKTAQCRVGSAQK